The genomic region GATTTTATCATAATATTTATCCCCAGATTCTAAGGAAAATTCCTAGATCATATATGTTTCGATAAATTTTTCCTCTAACATCCCATCTCTTAGCTACTCCAATAACTTTTCCATCCAAGTTATCAATTACTGCGACCGGTTGATCAAGAGGCGGATATTCCGCAATAATACTCTGCTCTAAAACATCGTTTCCATATAGAAAGTTTTTAACGCCTTTCTCTCCAACAATTATTGCTGCCCGGTAAGTTCCTATATCATGGTATATTTTCTCATATATTTCTGGCGATAAATACGGTTTATTATCTATAATTACTCCTATCCAAACTCCTTTGTAAAGCATTGTAAGCCTATAATATTTGCCTGCACCATTACTGATGAAGCAATTCCTATTTAGACAAACATAGTAGAGATCATTGCTAAGATACTTTATAGGATCAACTCCTAAAATGTTTCTTACATAAGAAAACAATGAATCTTTATGTTTTCTACTAAGCTTGCCAAATGATATTTTCAATTTATGTTTAATACTCACTATTTAATCCTCCTTAACAAGCACGTGGTTAAACCTATCATGCTATGAATATGGGGCCAGATCCTAATACAGTACTTAAATTCGTTGGGGAAATTAATTCCTAGATAACTTTTAAGCCAAGGACTCCAATCAAACAATTTCACCGGAGGCTTAACGATTTCTATATCGTCTCTCATCTCTAACACCTTTGCCACAACATACTCGTTTTCCTCAGGAGCTATGCTACAAGTAACATATGCTAGTACACCGTTTTTTGTTAGCATGTCTATGCCGGATAATAAGATCTCGATTTCTCTCCTAACTATTCTCGCTAAGTCTTTCAGGGATGTCCTAGTTTTACGTCCTTGATCAAACATTATTGTTCCTTCCCCACTACATGGAACATCGAGCAATACTCTATCATAGCGTTTATCGATAAGGATAGGTAGTTTTCTAGCATCAGACCATGTAACAACTATGTTTTTTATTCTCATCCGAGCAATATGTCCTATTAATGATTTTAAACGATAAAGTACTAGATCGTTTGCAAGGACTTCATATTTGTTATTGAGTATTTGCGCTATATATGTTGCTTTTCCTCCAGGAGCAGCACATGCATCTAGAACATCTCCTTCAAATTCATGCATTAGCAACTTTACTGGTACAAGACTAGCTGAGTCTCGATGAACATAATAGTATCCTTTCAAATACTCGTGTGTAGCGCCTATGCTTGGTGATTTAGGAGCTGATATTACTCTATAAGATTCTCTACTCCATTTTATTCTTTCAAGCTTAAACCCTAGTTGTTCGAGCCTCTCATATAGTGTATCCTCATCTATTAGTAATGTATTGGTTCTAACTACTGGTTTTAAAGGTTTCTCGAACGCATTTAGAAGATCTACTGTATCCTTGAATCCAAGGATCTTAATATATCTTTCAACCATATATGGTAAGTATCCATATTTGCTTGCTAATTTTTTAGAAATAATGCTTGGTTCAATATATATGTCCCGAAGGATATCATTAATAGATGGTATATGTGGGTGTATTACCAAGTCATCTATACACCATGATTTATCTTCGTATTTGTTCCTCAAGTATTTGCTTCATTAATCTAGCATTACTTAGCATCCAATGATCATTATTGAAGAACACATATATTTTGTATGGTTTTAACTTAATCATTTTCTCAACAAGCTCTTCAAGTTCTTCCCGATTATAATCATATGCATACCAGTATTCTCTACCATGGATTCTGAGATAGATTATTCCATTAGTATTCACAACCCATGTCCCAATAGGTGCATCGATAGAGACAAGAGTAAGACCCAGTTTCGAACACCAATTTATGAATGCTTCATTAAACCATGAATGATGCCTTATCTCTAATGCAAATCTTTCCTCGAGACCTGATTCTTCATAAAACTTCTTAATCTTATCCATATTTCTATCTTTATATACGAAGTTGGGAGGCATCTGGAAAAGATAGAAATCAACATATTTATCTAGGGGAGAAAATAAATCATAGAATTTCTTCCAAATACTAAGAGCTGATTCGGAGAGTCTTCTATAATGCGTAATACTTCTATGAACCTTAATACTCCATCTAAGATTTCTACCTTTACGGCTCCAGGAAAGAACTTGGTTTCTAAAGGGAAACCTGTAGAAACTAGCATTCAACTCTACAGCATTAAGCCCGCTATATTTTACATACCAGTCGAAACTACCTAGTTCATTCCAATCATACATCCAGCCGGAAGTACCCACATATACTTCCAATATGGAACACCTAGTATGATCTAGGCTACATCATCCCTTAACTAGGGAGTCATCTGAGGCCTCGCTCATCAACTTTCAGAATATCGGGCCAATGACTGATTCTAATAAATAAAATATTTATGGAATGGTTGAAAGTTTTTCCTCCGGCATCTTTAATATGTTTAGAATTTCTTCTATTGAAGTATTTAGTTCCCTAGACAAGATCTTTATATCGTTTTTCTGTATTTTTGATAATATCTTATCCATTGTGCGATCCACATTTCTATCGATTTCTTTAATCTCAAGTAGTGCTATTCTTATAGGTGTATCTAAAGGATATGATTTTTCTATTTCAACCACAATATTAGCTTCATCGCGATAAACTTCTGCTTCAAAACCAAGTTCCTTGGCTATTTTAACTATTATAAAGGTGTATAGATCAATTGGAATCCATGCATTAAAAGCGTAATTGGAAGTATAAATTGTGTGTTCTAAGTAAACATGGCCTCGTTCACTGTCTCGCCAAACACTTGCTTCGTCAAAGAATCTCAATCCTTTAGATTCATATGTGTATTCACCACTCTTCTTAGTGAATGGTAGGAATTCTATTAGTATGTTTCCTCTAAGAGTTTCAGGGGCTGGTAAGTCTTGGAATGCATATCTGGATAATGTTCTATATGATACTATGACTTGATAATGTGTTTCATCCACTTCTTCAAGGGCATATTTTCTCTTACCAATTGATAATTTTGGTTTACCACTGTCGATATCTATTATTTCTATTTTACTCATGAAAGTACACCATAGACCCATATATTTATGTTTTAAGATTAATTCTTTTACTGAATAATGTTATTGTCTACAAATATATTTCTCTTATTCCTCAACTGGGATGGCTTCTAATATATTATAGGCTATATGATCTATTTCTTTATCTCTCGCTGCTTTATAGTGTTTATCT from Staphylothermus marinus F1 harbors:
- a CDS encoding RsmB/NOP family class I SAM-dependent RNA methyltransferase translates to MRNKYEDKSWCIDDLVIHPHIPSINDILRDIYIEPSIISKKLASKYGYLPYMVERYIKILGFKDTVDLLNAFEKPLKPVVRTNTLLIDEDTLYERLEQLGFKLERIKWSRESYRVISAPKSPSIGATHEYLKGYYYVHRDSASLVPVKLLMHEFEGDVLDACAAPGGKATYIAQILNNKYEVLANDLVLYRLKSLIGHIARMRIKNIVVTWSDARKLPILIDKRYDRVLLDVPCSGEGTIMFDQGRKTRTSLKDLARIVRREIEILLSGIDMLTKNGVLAYVTCSIAPEENEYVVAKVLEMRDDIEIVKPPVKLFDWSPWLKSYLGINFPNEFKYCIRIWPHIHSMIGLTTCLLRRIK
- a CDS encoding DUF72 domain-containing protein, whose amino-acid sequence is MEVYVGTSGWMYDWNELGSFDWYVKYSGLNAVELNASFYRFPFRNQVLSWSRKGRNLRWSIKVHRSITHYRRLSESALSIWKKFYDLFSPLDKYVDFYLFQMPPNFVYKDRNMDKIKKFYEESGLEERFALEIRHHSWFNEAFINWCSKLGLTLVSIDAPIGTWVVNTNGIIYLRIHGREYWYAYDYNREELEELVEKMIKLKPYKIYVFFNNDHWMLSNARLMKQILEEQIRR